The Mytilus galloprovincialis chromosome 4, xbMytGall1.hap1.1, whole genome shotgun sequence genome contains a region encoding:
- the LOC143073493 gene encoding uncharacterized protein LOC143073493: protein MKITICLLLVICSAVSAHLSYGSGRGWGWGGRRGGGWGGGHGGGWGGGWGGRRYGGWGGRRYGGWGGRSYVGSGHVYVERQPWWYTYGAGGGGYGGGYGSGYGGGYGSGYGGGYGSGYGSGYGSGYYGGGGGYGSGYYGGGSGSRKGY from the exons ATGAAGATTACAATTTGTCTACTGCTTGTCATCTGTAGTGCAGTCAGTGCCCATTTATCGTATGGTAGTGGACGTGGATGGGGATGGGGAGGTAGACGTGGTGGAGGATGGGGAGGTGGACATGGTGGTGGATGGGGAGGTGGATGGGGAGGTAGACGTTATGGCGGATGGGGAGGTAGACGTTATGGTGGATGGGGAGGAAGATCATACGTAGGATCTGGACATGTTTATGTTGAAAGACAGCCTTGGTGGTATACCTATGGCGCAGGAGGCGGTGGATATGGTGGTGGTTACGGAAGTGGTTACGGAGGTGGTTACGGAAGTGGTTACGGAGGTGGTTACGGAAGTGGTTACGGAAGTGGTTACGGAAGTGGTTACTACGGAGGAGGTGGTGGTTACGGAAGTGGTTACTACGGAGGTGGTTCCGGAAGTCGTAAAG GCTATTAG